Proteins encoded by one window of Arabidopsis thaliana chromosome 2, partial sequence:
- the HA6 gene encoding H[+]-ATPase 6 (H(+)-ATPase 6 (HA6); FUNCTIONS IN: protein binding, ATPase activity; INVOLVED IN: cation transport, metabolic process, ATP biosynthetic process; LOCATED IN: plasma membrane, membrane; EXPRESSED IN: 11 plant structures; EXPRESSED DURING: L mature pollen stage, M germinated pollen stage, 4 anthesis, petal differentiation and expansion stage; CONTAINS InterPro DOMAIN/s: ATPase, P-type, ATPase-associated domain (InterPro:IPR008250), ATPase, P-type cation-transporter, N-terminal (InterPro:IPR004014), Haloacid dehalogenase-like hydrolase (InterPro:IPR005834), ATPase, P-type, H+ transporting proton pump (InterPro:IPR000695), ATPase, P-type, K/Mg/Cd/Cu/Zn/Na/Ca/Na/H-transporter (InterPro:IPR001757), ATPase, P-type, plasma-membrane proton-efflux (InterPro:IPR006534), ATPase, P-type phosphorylation site (InterPro:IPR018303); BEST Arabidopsis thaliana protein match is: H(+)-ATPase 8 (TAIR:AT3G42640.1); Has 37689 Blast hits to 32994 proteins in 3204 species: Archae - 723; Bacteria - 24193; Metazoa - 4037; Fungi - 2434; Plants - 1911; Viruses - 3; Other Eukaryotes - 4388 (source: NCBI BLink).), protein MAADISWDEIKKENVDLEKIPVDEVFQQLKCSREGLSSEEGRNRLQIFGANKLEEKVENKFLKFLGFMWNPLSWVMEAAAIMAIVLANGGGRPPDWQDFVGITCLLIINSTISFIEENNAGNAAAALMANLAPKTKVLRDGRWGEQEAAILVPGDLISIKLGDIVPADARLLEGDPLKIDQSALTGESLPATKHQGDEVFSGSTCKQGEIEAVVIATGVHTFFGKAAHLVDSTNNVGHFQKVLTAIGNFCICSIGIGMLIEIIIMYPIQHRKYRDGIDNLLVLLIGGIPIAMPTVLSVTMAIGSHRLSQQGAITKRMTAIEEMAGMDVLCSDKTGTLTLNKLTVDKNLIEVFSKDVDKDYVILLSARASRVENQDAIDTSIVNMLGDPKEARAGITEVHFLPFNPVEKRTAITYIDTNGEWHRCSKGAPEQIIELCDLKGETKRRAHEIIDKFAERGLRSLGVARQRVPEKDKESAGTPWEFVGLLPLFDPPRHDSAETIRRALDLGVNVKMITGDQLAIGKETGRRLGMGTNMYPSSSLLENKDDTTGGVPVDELIEKADGFAGVFPEHKYEIVRKLQERKHIVGMTGDGVNDAPALKKADIGIAVDDATDAARSASDIVLTEPGLSVIVSAVLTSRAIFQRMKNYTIYAVSITIRIVLGFMLVALIWEFDFSPFMVLIIAILNDGTIMTISKDRVKPSPIPDSWKLKEIFATGVVLGTYMALVTVVFFWLAHDTTFFSDKFGVRSLQGKDEELIAVLYLQVSIISQALIFVTRSRSWSFVERPGLLLLIAFFVAQLIATLIATYAHWEFARIKGCGWGWCGVIWIYSIVTYIPLDILKFITRYTLSGKAWNNMIENRTAFTTKKDYGRGEREAQWALAQRTLHGLKPPESMFEDTATYTELSEIAEQAKKRAEVARLREVHTLKGHVESVVKLKGLDIDNLNQHYTV, encoded by the exons ATGGCTGCTGATATCTCATGGGATGAAATAAAGAAGGAGAATGTTGATCTT GAGAAAATTCCGGTGGACGAAGTGTTCCAACAGCTGAAATGTTCCCGGGAAGGTTTGTCTTCAGAGGAAGGAAGAAACAGACTACAAATATTTGGGGCAAACAAACTAGAAGAGAAGGTAGAGAACAAATTTCTAAAGTTCTTAGGGTTTATGTGGAACCCTCTTTCATGGGTGATGGAAGCTGCCGCAATCATGGCCATTGTGTTGGCAAATGGCGGTGGGAGGCCACCGGATTGGCAAGACTTTGTTGGAATCACATGTTTGCTCATCATTAACTCGACAATCAGTTTCATCGAGGAGAACAATGCCGGTAATGCAGCTGCAGCTCTCATGGCCAATCTTGCACCAAAAACAAAGGTATTAAGGGATGGGAGATGGGGAGAGCAAGAAGCTGCGATTCTAGTTCCAGGTGACTTAATCAGCATCAAGTTAGGTGACATTGTTCCCGCGGATGCTCGTCTCCTAGAAGGTGATCCTCTGAAGATCGACCAATCTGCTCTTACCGGTGAATCTCTCCCAGCTACTAAACACCAGGGAGACGAGGTTTTTTCTGGCTCCACTTGTAAACAAGGTGAGATCGAGGCTGTTGTCATTGCAACCGGAGTGCATACCTTCTTTGGCAAGGCAGCTCATCTTGTTGATAGTACTAACAATGTTGGCCATTTCCAAAAG GTCTTAACCGCCATTGGTAACTTCTGTATCTGTTCAATCGGAATAGGAATGTTGATTGAGATAATTATAATGTATCCGATCCAACATCGAAAGTATAGAGATGGAATCGACAATCTTCTTGTCCTTCTCATTGGAGGAATCCCAATCGCTATGCCCACTGTGTTGTCTGTCACAATGGCTATTGGATCACATAGGTTGTCTCAACAAGGTGCCATCACAAAACGAATGACCGCCATCGAAGAAATGGCTGGTATGGATGTTCTTTGCAGCGATAAAACTGGAACTCTAACTCTCAACAAACTTACAGTTGACAAGAACTTGATTGAG GTATTCTCCAAAGACGTAGACAAGGACTATGTGATACTACTTTCAGCTAGGGCTTCAAGAGTAGAGAACCAAGATGCGATTGATACTTCCATTGTTAACATGTTGGGTGACCCAAAAGAGGCAAGAGCTGGAATAACTGAAGTGCATTTCTTGCCATTCAATCCAGTAGAAAAGCGAACCGCGATCACTTACATCGATACCAATGGAGAGTGGCATAGATGTAGCAAAGGTGCTCCTGAGCAGATAATTGAACTCTGTGATCTcaaaggagaaacaaagagaagagcaCATGAGATAATTGACAAGTTTGCTGAGCGTGGTCTACGTTCACTCGGGGTTGCACGTCAGAGAGTTCCTGAGAAGGACAAAGAAAGCGCCGGAACACCGTGGGAGTTTGTTGGTCTTTTGCCACTCTTTGACCCTCCAAGACATGACAGTGCAGAGACCATTAGAAGAGCTCTTGATCTTGGTGTGAATGTTAAAATGATCACTGGAGATCAATTGGCTATTGGTAAAGAGACAGGTCGTAGGCTTGGAATGGGAACAAACATGTatccttcctcttctttacttgaaaacaaagatgacACCACCGGAGGAGTTCCTGTCGATGAGCTCATTGAGAAGGCCGATGGATTCGCTGGAGTCTTTCCTG AGCACAAGTATGAGATTGTAAGGAAACTCCAAGAAAGGAAACATATTGTTGGTATGACCGGAGATGGTGTCAACGATGCCCCAGCGCTGAAAAAGGCAGATATTGGTATAGCAGTCGATGATGCAACTGATGCAGCAAGAAGTGCCTCAGATATAGTCTTGACAGAGCCAGGTCTTAGTGTCATTGTCAGCGCTGTGCTCACCAGTCGAGCTATCTTTCAAAGAATGAAGAACTACACAATCTACGCAGTCTCCATCACAATCCGTATAGTCCTCGGCTTCATGCTTGTGGCTCTTATTTGGGAATTTGACTTTTCTCCCTTCATGGTCCTCATTATTGCAATCCTAAACGACGGAACCATCATGACCATTTCCAAAGATAGAGTCAAGCCTTCCCCAATTCCTGATTCATGGAAGCTTAAAGAGATTTTCGCTACTGGAGTTGTTCTTGGAACCTACATGGCTCTCGTCACTGTTGTCTTCTTCTGGCTAGCCCATGACACAACCTTCTTCTCG GATAAATTTGGAGTAAGGTCGTTACAAGGCAAAGACGAGGAATTAATAGCAGTATTGTATTTGCAAGTCAGTATAATTAGTCAGGCTCTCATCTTTGTCACTCGATCAAGGAGCTGGTCCTTTGTCGAACGCCCgggacttcttcttcttattgcttTCTTTGTTGCCCAATTG ATTGCAACCTTAATAGCTACTTATGCGCATTGGGAATTTGCGAGAATCAAAGGTTGTGGATGGGGATGGTGTGGAGTCATCTGGATCTACAGTATCGTCACATACATTCCTCTTGATATCCTCAAGTTTATCACTCGCTATACCCTTAGTGGCAAAGCTTGGAACAACATGATTGAAAATAGG ACTGCATTCACGACCAAGAAAGACTACGGTAGGGGAGAAAGGGAGGCTCAATGGGCTCTAGCTCAACGTACGCTCCATGGACTTAAACCGCCGGAGTCAATGTTCGAAGACACGGCAACCTACACCGAGCTCTCTGAGATCGCTGAACAGGCTAAGAAACGTGCAGAAGTTGCTAG
- a CDS encoding Ycf1 domain protein, protein MKIINLVVVVGLYCGFMTTFYIGPSYLFLLRARVMDEGEEGTEKKVSARTCFITGQLMMFISIYYAPMHLALCRPYTITVLALPYLLFHLLWNNHKHFFYYGSTTRNKMCNLRIQCFRWLVNWSHFIPAKVIRSNKYKFFVSELRNSMARIFSRIPSPIFTKKLKGTSERGVTKQEQEVSIEETPFPSIFLKEGEDLDKIDKMKEILVNGKDKINKDDELHVRTYYNYKTVSENQYGNKENSNLDFFKKTKKDH, encoded by the exons ATGAAGATAATAAATTTGGTCGTTGTGGTCGGACTCTATTGTGGATTTATGACCACATTCTACATAGGGCCTTCTtatctcttccttctccgaGCTCGGGTTATGgacgaaggagaagaaggaaccGAGAAGAAAGTATCAGCAAGAACATGTTTTATTACGGGACAGCTCATGATGTTCATATCAATCTATTATGCGCCTATGCATTTAGCATTGTGTAGACCTTATACAATAACTGTTCTAGCTCTACCgtatcttttgtttcatttattatGGAACAatcacaaacattttttttattatggaTCTACTACCAGAAATAAAATGTGTAATCTTCGCATTCAATGT TTTCGTTGGTTGGTTAATTGGTCACATTTTATTCCTGCAAAGG TTATTAGATCTAATAAGTATAAGTTCTTTGTGTCAGAATTGAGAAATTCTATGGCTCGAATCTTTA GCAGAATACCATCACCCATTTTTACTAAGAAACTTAAAGGAACCTCAGAAAGGGGTGTGACTAAACAGGAGCAAGAGGTATCCATTGAAGAAACCCCTTttccttctatttttttgaaagaaggGGAAGATCTGGACAAAATCgataaaatgaaagaaatccTAGTGAAtggaaaagacaaaattaataaagatgATGAATTACACGTTCGAACATACTATAACTATAAAACTGTTTCTGAAAACCAATatggaaataaagaaaattcgaatttagattttttcaaaaaaacaaaaaaggatcattaa